In Cherax quadricarinatus isolate ZL_2023a chromosome 38, ASM3850222v1, whole genome shotgun sequence, the DNA window GCCCGTGAGTTGGTCCGGGAGCTGCCACCTAACAATCCCCAGTACCGGAGGGAGCGACAGGAACTACGCCGTCGCCGCACACGTAAAGAACGAAAACGATATCGGGCGCAGGAGTGTAGCCCGAGCGGGGAAAGGTGGAGGAATTGGTTGGTCCCCGGgtggttggtggagggactgtggGCGGTGTGGCAGTGGAGTCTTAACGTTGGAGTGGTAATGTTGACGCGCCTTGTTAGTGTAATCTGGAAGAATTTGAGCGGCAGGGAGGTGGTGTCGGCCGCCTCAGTGAGCGGCAGCAGTGAGCGTGACTCAAATGAGTCAGATTCTGGTGAGGCGCTCAGTGTGTCTGCCACCAGAGACTCGTCCGGGCCACACGCATCCCCCTGCGGAACGCCGCCCTCACCCCCGATCCCGCCACACCTGTTTCCGCAATACCGGGACTGCAGTTCTGTCCAGTCAGAcaccccagcagcaacagctgccaGTGTTGGTGTAGGCGCTGCACAACCACGCCGTGTGCCGCGTGCCTCCATGATCCATCCCACAAGTGATCCCTTGCAAGCTGATCCCCATTGCACCTCCCATCACCCTTGCCTATTGCAAGGAAACCATGGCCACCTCGTGTGTTCCGATTGTCAGGAAGGGCCACATGGATACACACACAAGGAAACATCGAGGCAAGATGCCTCCAGTCCCATTCTGGAGGCGGTGCGAGGCTTCACCTCGCTGCAGGAGGAGATGATGAGTGCTATCCGGGATGCCAAGAAGACCTCAGCTTCCTTGGTGCTAGAGCGGCAGGACAGCACTTCCTCTGTTGCTAGCGGGGGCTCTCTAGGATCACTTGGCTCATTGGATACTTTCCTCTCAGGATGTCCGCCTGACTCCAGTGTCAGTTCTGTGGTCAGCTCTATGTCATCCAGCCCTCAGCCACGTCACAGCCCTCCACCTGACCTTCCTAACACAGCGACCAACCTGGACCCTGCAACACTGGCGTTCCTGGAGGCATCACCCTTGGGAACAGGTGGCTACCTAAGAAGCGTCGACTACGACCAGTGTTTGGAGGACGACATCGAGGCATCATTGGCCCACGTGGACCACCACTCTAACTCTGACACCGACACAGAGGTGGACGACCTGCAGCAGGTAGAGTATAGTGACGGAAGCCTCACAGTCAGGGGTAATATGGTGCTAGACTTGACTCGTCGATACTGGTCAGCTGACGCTAGTTTTCCCAGGGAGCTCACACCGCCTACTACAGGCCAGGAAGACCCCCTGCCACCCCCTGACCTTCCGGTGGACCCGGAGGTGCAGTTGCAGAGTGAGGAGGTGATCAGGGCCATTCTGGATCTGACGAGGGGCTCTACACATGAGGTTGAACAGCAAGACGAGTCCCAGTTCCCCGAGGTACATCCCAAGTGGTCCGAGCCCCTGCCACCGCAGGCTACTGCTACCCTCAAGGTTACCCAAGGGCACCTTTATCTCGCTGAAGGTGATGATAATTGTACCAGCCTTGAGAGACGATGTGGTCAAGTTATCCCCGGTGAGAGTTGTTACCGTGCAGTGCATTATGAAAGAGAGGGAGAACACGGGGCAGTGAGGCAGTCAGAGGGTTATCAGGAGGGCAGGGAGCAAGAGACAGCAACACTGCAACCTGATATTGCTCTCAGTCAAGAGAGGTCACAGGGCGGCGGTGGCGGAGAGGGCAGCGCGTCTCTCACTACATTACTTGTCAGCAGTGGTAATGCAGGGCACCACGAGGGGGAGTCAAGAGCAGCCCAGTGCAGTGTATGTACGAAGAAAGAggaagcagcagcaaaagcagcagcagcagcaacggcagcgggAGAGCAGCCAGCTGGCCCACCCCTCCACCAGGATGAAGTGGGTTCCTTCTCGGGGAAattctcacaccactctcactcctctcccttgccaccaccccctcaccccactccctcgcctgcttcactccctccctcgccACCCACTTATCCCCCTCCCTTGCCACCCTCTTACCAACCTCCCTCGCCACCTACTTAtgccccaccctcaccaccttacccctcaccctcaccaccaccttaccccccaccttcaccaccctctTACACCCCGCCCTCACCACCCTCTTACCCTTCGCCGTCCACACCTTGTCTCCCACCCACTGAATCCcaactctctcactcaccctcaccacccatttacccaccaccctcaccacccatttacccacctccctcaccacccatttacccacctccctcaccacccatttacccacctccctcaccacccatttacccacctccctcacctcacacccaTCCGCCTCTTGCCTCGGTTATCACCTCTCCCGGCACTAGCCATCAAAACTTATCGCAAGACCCATCAAGTGAGCAATCTGGTCTGGTGCAGGCTGAGAGAGGAAGCGGGGAGGCGGGGATGACCGACCCGGTGGTGACCGAGGCAGGGGTGACCGTGCTGGAAGGCGGGGATGCAGGAGTGACGAGGCCGGTCGTGCCAGTGCTGGACATCACCAGCCTGAGGAACGAGATCACAGCCATTAAGGCAGAGATACTCACCCGAAAGGGCAAGAAGACCCACCACATCTTCGACTCTGAGGAGCGCTGCTTCGTCTCCTCCTGTGAGGATATCACTAATCTCAGAGACGAGATTCTCTCGCTTAAGAAAGATTTCTACTCCCTTCTTGACGAAAACACCTCCGTAAGTAAGGGGGTTCCAAAGAAATCCAAgactcaccaccagtcacagaAACGTCACAAAGGACCTCTCCTAAAACACCAGCTGAAATCTGTTAGTATTGACAACGTAGATGAGCTGAAGAAAAGCTCAGCAAGAAGTAAAGAATGTCCGTCATTCTTGACAAATAAAGGAAAAAGAAGGAAACACGCTGGCGAGGAGGGTATGTCTGTGAGTCTGGCTCTGGATCTGGCTGAGGACGGGAGCCAGACTAGCAGCACTACTTCCAGTCACATCTTTAATACCCCACACATCAGTACAGAGTCCTTCCAGTCTGCCCTCAGTGACTTGCCAGCGTTTACGGAGTCTCGAACCCCAGCCCT includes these proteins:
- the LOC128692997 gene encoding uncharacterized protein isoform X1, yielding MGRQGTADLPWWSPGVMLPPAQIHHRHHARELVRELPPNNPQYRRERQELRRRRTRKERKRYRAQECSPSGERWRNWLVPGWLVEGLWAVWQWSLNVGVVMLTRLVSVIWKNLSGREVVSAASVSGSSERDSNESDSGEALSVSATRDSSGPHASPCGTPPSPPIPPHLFPQYRDCSSVQSDTPAATAASVGVGAAQPRRVPRASMIHPTSDPLQADPHCTSHHPCLLQGNHGHLVCSDCQEGPHGYTHKETSRQDASSPILEAVRGFTSLQEEMMSAIRDAKKTSASLVLERQDSTSSVASGGSLGSLGSLDTFLSGCPPDSSVSSVVSSMSSSPQPRHSPPPDLPNTATNLDPATLAFLEASPLGTGGYLRSVDYDQCLEDDIEASLAHVDHHSNSDTDTEVDDLQQVEYSDGSLTVRGNMVLDLTRRYWSADASFPRELTPPTTGQEDPLPPPDLPVDPEVQLQSEEVIRAILDLTRGSTHEVEQQDESQFPEVHPKWSEPLPPQATATLKVTQGHLYLAEGDDNCTSLERRCGQVIPGESCYRAVHYEREGEHGAVRQSEGYQEGREQETATLQPDIALSQERSQGGGGGEGSASLTTLLVSSGNAGHHEGESRAAQCSVCTKKEEAAAKAAAAATAAGEQPAGPPLHQDEVGSFSGKFSHHSHSSPLPPPPHPTPSPASLPPSPPTYPPPLPPSYQPPSPPTYAPPSPPYPSPSPPPYPPPSPPSYTPPSPPSYPSPSTPCLPPTESQLSHSPSPPIYPPPSPPIYPPPSPPIYPPPSPPIYPPPSPPIYPPPSPHTHPPLASVITSPGTSHQNLSQDPSSEQSGLVQAERGSGEAGMTDPVVTEAGVTVLEGGDAGVTRPVVPVLDITSLRNEITAIKAEILTRKGKKTHHIFDSEERCFVSSCEDITNLRDEILSLKKDFYSLLDENTSVSKGVPKKSKTHHQSQKRHKGPLLKHQLKSVSIDNVDELKKSSARSKECPSFLTNKGKRRKHAGEEGMSVSLALDLAEDGSQTSSTTSSHIFNTPHISTESFQSALSDLPAFTESRTPALSPEALPAAPETFPAALETFPAAPETLPAAPKTLPAALHDNLPDASSKAFPGFYPKSLPASSPDALPVPPHEALPGTHLIDTHYLDKCLLDTHFLDTCLLDTHLLDTDHFSHSCDDPQEPLQRAGVLGSSEGEEDKESDSNVLLVSCDGSDSNSGSEENSHSDTCEDDHLVTVRPTSVERILYGIEPSPYNIKRTDIRDRELEEEEREEVLGSDDEEQEDPFDYCKGGYHPVKIGDLFYNRYHVIRKLGWGHFSTVWLCWDLQAKRFVALKVVKSASHYTETALDEIKLLKCVRESDENDPKRDKTVQLLDDFKISGVNGTHVCMVFEVLGHNLLKFIIRSNYQGIPLANVKNIIQQVLEALDYLHTKCQIIHTDIKPENILMCVDETYIRKLAYEATQWQKMGLKLPGSLVSTAPKHYSQPDPNAKMSKNKKKKLKKKQKAKQALLETQMKELEEMEEKEARQALEACDIATVNTAVLSNDSSLEETCMTPQTNGQQLEKQKSIEEVPLKLQEQPLPQLQEPELTPTQPQPQPPLIPQSQPCLITPNLTLEEEAQQKLEHRKSLAEMCEGDVRPGGAVGLSLDPLMNGHDSPRPTLGRSESEITPDMRLPPEDEDGDDVGANYNFTGGSSSSGSGMRRVASCPDHKAIERVPDPVHEICDMKVKIADLGNACWVDHHFTEDIQTRQYRCLEVLLGAGYGAPADIWSTACMAFELATGDYLFEPHSGADYTRDEDHLAHIIELLGKIPRHIAQSGKYSKEFFDKKGDLKHITKLRPWGMFEVLTEKYEWPEEEARAFSDFLNPMLAFDTSERATAGECLKHPWLNS